The proteins below come from a single Tachypleus tridentatus isolate NWPU-2018 chromosome 13, ASM421037v1, whole genome shotgun sequence genomic window:
- the LOC143236743 gene encoding WD repeat-containing protein 37-like isoform X2 produces the protein MPQDSVVGKPPKSKHKKDLLRIRNNPDLDSHVRGDDSDTVLPITFRGRLYDLFGQIEKEFEALYTENLTLKDKIDTLNEQLEREVNNPTTDRPQGGDYIDGFEPASGKNIAKGKRESLTASQLSQKIKSTYKLKASTSKIVSTFKAPAVVPRLVREYIGHRDGVWEVSTARSALPVLATASADHTARIWSIQTGACLLLYQGHSGSVNSVRFHPVQDFVVTASGDQSAHIWRAAVPFTGSEQMKYSSEEDVELSEKEDYGQDDVDVPGNSTVIKTALVELHGHTGAVIAADWLAGGDHVITASWDRTANVFDAQTGDIINQLAGHDQELTNISAHQTQKLLVTSSKDTTFRLWDFREAIHSVSVFQGHTESVTSATFTSGDKVVSGSDDRTVKVWDLKNMRSPLTTIRLDSPVNRLAVSSQHIIAIPHDNRNVRLYDVTGVRIARLPRGNRLGHRRMVCSVAWGDERIQSHCNLFTCGFDRLMLGWQVMLPTKDDSKPNVLKTY, from the exons ATGCCTCAAGACAGTGTAGTTGGAAAACCTCCAAAAAGTAAACACAAGAAGGACTTGCTTAGAATACGAAACAATCCTGATTTAGATTCTCATGTTCGTGGTGATGACAGTGATACAGTATTACCTATTACATTCAG GGGCCGTCTCTATGACCTTTTCGGTCAGATCGAGAAAGAATTTGAAGCTCTGTACACCGAAAACCTCACAc TGAAGGATAAGATAGATACCTTGAATGAACAGCTGGAGAGAGAAGTAAACAACCCAACCACAGACCGGCCACAAGGGGGAGATTACATTGATGGTTTTGAACCAGCTTCTGGAAAAAACATTGCCAAAGGAAAACGAGAGTCTTTGACAG CCAGTCAATTGTCTCAGAAGATTAAGTCTACTTACAAGCTTAAGGCTTCAACCAGCAAGATTGTTTCCACTTTTAAAGCACCAGCTGTAGTTCCTAGACTTGTTCGTGAATATATTGGTCATCGAGATGGTGTCTGGGAGGTTAGCACTGCACGATCTGCCCTTCCCGTTTTAGCCACGGCTTCAGCTG ATCATACAGCCAGAATATGGTCGATACAGACAGGTGCCTGTCTTCTGCTATATCAGGGTCACTCGGGTTCAGTGAACTCTGTACGATTCCATCCAGTTCAGGACTTTGTGGTGACTGCCTCTGGTGATCAATCTGCTCATATTTGGAGAGCAGCAGTACCTTTCACCGGCAGTGAACAAATG aaGTACTCTTCTGAAGAGGATGTAGAACTATCTGAGAAAGAAGATTACGGACAAGATG ATGTTGATGTACCAGGGAATTCTACTGTTATTAAAACTGCTCTTGTGGAATTGCACGGCCACACAGGAGCTGTTATTGCAGCTGACTGGCTGGCTGGTGGTGACCACGTTATTACTGCTTCCTGGGATAGAACTGCTAATGTATTTGATGCTCAGACTGGTGATATAATAAACCAGTTAGCTG GCCATGATCAAGAGCTGACAAACATCAGCGCTCACCAAACACAAAAACTTCTGGTAACGTCATCAAAAGATACCACGTTCCGACTGTGGGATTTCAGAGAAGCCATCCATTCAGTGAGTGTGTTTCAGGGACACACAGA GTCAGTAACTAGTGCTACTTTTACAAGTGGTGATAAAGTAGTGTCCGGTAGCGATGACAGGACTGTCAAGGTTTGGGATCTCAAGAATATGCGATCACCTTTAACAACTATACGACTAGACTCCCCAGTTAACAG ACTTGCAGTTTCAAGTCAACACATCATAGCTATTCCCCATGACAACAGAAATGTCCGTCTGTATGATGTGACAGGAGTTCGCATAGCTCGCCTTCCTCGAGGAAACAGACTG GGACATAGAAGAATGGTATGCTCCGTGGCTTGGGGAGATGAACGCATTCAGTCACATTGCAATCTGTTCACTTGCGGCTTTGATCGACTAATGTTGGGATGGCAGGTCATGCTGCCCACTAAAGATGACTCAAAGCCAAACGTGTTGAAGACATACTAA
- the LOC143236743 gene encoding WD repeat-containing protein 37-like isoform X1: MPQDSVVGKPPKSKHKKDLLRIRNNPDLDSHVRGDDSDTVLPITFRGRLYDLFGQIEKEFEALYTENLTLKDKIDTLNEQLEREVNNPTTDRPQGGDYIDGFEPASGKNIAKGKRESLTASQLSQKIKSTYKLKASTSKIVSTFKAPAVVPRLVREYIGHRDGVWEVSTARSALPVLATASADHTARIWSIQTGACLLLYQGHSGSVNSVRFHPVQDFVVTASGDQSAHIWRAAVPFTGSEQMKYSSEEDVELSEKEDYGQDADVDVPGNSTVIKTALVELHGHTGAVIAADWLAGGDHVITASWDRTANVFDAQTGDIINQLAGHDQELTNISAHQTQKLLVTSSKDTTFRLWDFREAIHSVSVFQGHTESVTSATFTSGDKVVSGSDDRTVKVWDLKNMRSPLTTIRLDSPVNRLAVSSQHIIAIPHDNRNVRLYDVTGVRIARLPRGNRLGHRRMVCSVAWGDERIQSHCNLFTCGFDRLMLGWQVMLPTKDDSKPNVLKTY, encoded by the exons ATGCCTCAAGACAGTGTAGTTGGAAAACCTCCAAAAAGTAAACACAAGAAGGACTTGCTTAGAATACGAAACAATCCTGATTTAGATTCTCATGTTCGTGGTGATGACAGTGATACAGTATTACCTATTACATTCAG GGGCCGTCTCTATGACCTTTTCGGTCAGATCGAGAAAGAATTTGAAGCTCTGTACACCGAAAACCTCACAc TGAAGGATAAGATAGATACCTTGAATGAACAGCTGGAGAGAGAAGTAAACAACCCAACCACAGACCGGCCACAAGGGGGAGATTACATTGATGGTTTTGAACCAGCTTCTGGAAAAAACATTGCCAAAGGAAAACGAGAGTCTTTGACAG CCAGTCAATTGTCTCAGAAGATTAAGTCTACTTACAAGCTTAAGGCTTCAACCAGCAAGATTGTTTCCACTTTTAAAGCACCAGCTGTAGTTCCTAGACTTGTTCGTGAATATATTGGTCATCGAGATGGTGTCTGGGAGGTTAGCACTGCACGATCTGCCCTTCCCGTTTTAGCCACGGCTTCAGCTG ATCATACAGCCAGAATATGGTCGATACAGACAGGTGCCTGTCTTCTGCTATATCAGGGTCACTCGGGTTCAGTGAACTCTGTACGATTCCATCCAGTTCAGGACTTTGTGGTGACTGCCTCTGGTGATCAATCTGCTCATATTTGGAGAGCAGCAGTACCTTTCACCGGCAGTGAACAAATG aaGTACTCTTCTGAAGAGGATGTAGAACTATCTGAGAAAGAAGATTACGGACAAGATG CAGATGTTGATGTACCAGGGAATTCTACTGTTATTAAAACTGCTCTTGTGGAATTGCACGGCCACACAGGAGCTGTTATTGCAGCTGACTGGCTGGCTGGTGGTGACCACGTTATTACTGCTTCCTGGGATAGAACTGCTAATGTATTTGATGCTCAGACTGGTGATATAATAAACCAGTTAGCTG GCCATGATCAAGAGCTGACAAACATCAGCGCTCACCAAACACAAAAACTTCTGGTAACGTCATCAAAAGATACCACGTTCCGACTGTGGGATTTCAGAGAAGCCATCCATTCAGTGAGTGTGTTTCAGGGACACACAGA GTCAGTAACTAGTGCTACTTTTACAAGTGGTGATAAAGTAGTGTCCGGTAGCGATGACAGGACTGTCAAGGTTTGGGATCTCAAGAATATGCGATCACCTTTAACAACTATACGACTAGACTCCCCAGTTAACAG ACTTGCAGTTTCAAGTCAACACATCATAGCTATTCCCCATGACAACAGAAATGTCCGTCTGTATGATGTGACAGGAGTTCGCATAGCTCGCCTTCCTCGAGGAAACAGACTG GGACATAGAAGAATGGTATGCTCCGTGGCTTGGGGAGATGAACGCATTCAGTCACATTGCAATCTGTTCACTTGCGGCTTTGATCGACTAATGTTGGGATGGCAGGTCATGCTGCCCACTAAAGATGACTCAAAGCCAAACGTGTTGAAGACATACTAA